From the Fibrobacter sp. UWB10 genome, one window contains:
- a CDS encoding glycosyl hydrolase: MFKRNTVAILAATLATTAFATKYEAESATVSSEAKIVNSSGVSGTGYASLQEGNITFTGVTAESAGKYTLTIRYKAGDFKANYLKVNGATAGTIDFAATTGWADITTAVTLKAGANTVAIEKYWGWIDVDYIDISAYESKPFELSASPVTPNATESAVKLYSFLRENFGKKTISGIMTGDMSGYTLGADFKTHDDVKYIYTRTGKYPALVGLDFLFATGPNASGSWNMEYTDKAISIAKGLWKAGGIPAFTWHWKDPLDKKDAFYIQSAAGTNEYTDFDFSTGFKSGTTEWDTESAAYKGIIADIDHIADYFLELQKDGVAGIFRPLHEAGGKWFWWSINSGEQFAALYRLVFDRMVKVKGVKNMIWVFNPEGSTVTTWDPGSEYYDVLSIDIYNSANDHSSNASAFDKFKNASNATKIIALSENGPIPDVNNMHTDEAVWSWWMPWYSTWSGTWPGQTKDAVWKSNMGDERVISLEDMPGWDKYKPNQDTSTTRLAKVSPFYGPATTIGIFDMNGHYVGLTTQGLPQGRYIVRQRIQGRNLNAVYIKK; the protein is encoded by the coding sequence ATGTTTAAAAGAAATACAGTCGCAATTCTTGCGGCAACCCTCGCAACAACAGCTTTCGCCACCAAGTACGAAGCCGAATCGGCAACCGTATCTAGCGAGGCAAAAATTGTCAACAGCAGCGGCGTCTCTGGCACAGGGTACGCAAGCCTCCAAGAAGGCAACATTACCTTCACGGGAGTCACCGCCGAATCCGCAGGCAAGTACACGCTCACCATCCGCTACAAGGCGGGCGATTTCAAGGCAAACTACCTCAAGGTAAACGGAGCGACCGCAGGCACGATTGACTTTGCGGCAACGACCGGGTGGGCGGACATCACAACGGCCGTAACGCTCAAGGCAGGTGCAAATACCGTCGCTATCGAAAAATACTGGGGTTGGATCGACGTGGACTACATCGACATTTCTGCCTACGAATCAAAGCCCTTCGAGCTCTCCGCAAGCCCGGTCACCCCGAACGCGACCGAAAGCGCAGTAAAACTCTACAGTTTCTTGCGCGAAAACTTCGGCAAGAAAACAATTAGCGGAATCATGACCGGCGACATGAGCGGCTACACGCTGGGAGCCGACTTCAAGACCCACGACGACGTAAAGTACATCTACACGCGCACGGGCAAGTACCCGGCACTCGTCGGCCTCGACTTCCTTTTTGCAACGGGCCCGAACGCTTCCGGTAGCTGGAACATGGAATACACCGACAAGGCGATTTCTATAGCGAAGGGTCTCTGGAAAGCAGGCGGCATTCCCGCATTCACCTGGCACTGGAAGGATCCCCTCGACAAGAAGGACGCATTCTACATCCAGAGTGCGGCAGGGACCAACGAATATACGGACTTCGACTTCTCTACCGGATTCAAGAGCGGCACCACCGAATGGGACACCGAAAGTGCGGCCTACAAGGGAATTATCGCCGACATTGACCATATTGCCGATTACTTCCTCGAACTGCAGAAAGATGGCGTTGCAGGCATTTTCCGCCCCCTGCACGAAGCGGGCGGAAAGTGGTTCTGGTGGAGTATCAATTCGGGCGAGCAGTTCGCGGCCCTCTACCGCCTGGTATTTGACCGCATGGTGAAGGTCAAGGGCGTGAAGAACATGATCTGGGTGTTCAACCCCGAAGGTTCTACCGTTACCACCTGGGATCCGGGCAGCGAATACTACGACGTGCTTTCTATCGACATCTACAACAGCGCAAACGACCATTCAAGCAACGCGAGCGCCTTTGACAAGTTCAAGAACGCATCTAATGCCACGAAGATTATCGCACTCAGCGAAAACGGTCCCATTCCCGACGTGAACAACATGCACACCGACGAAGCCGTATGGAGCTGGTGGATGCCGTGGTACAGCACCTGGAGCGGAACCTGGCCCGGCCAGACGAAGGATGCCGTGTGGAAGAGCAACATGGGTGACGAACGTGTTATTTCGCTCGAGGACATGCCCGGCTGGGACAAATACAAGCCCAACCAGGATACCTCTACGACACGTCTTGCAAAGGTATCGCCGTTCTACGGCCCTGCAACAACAATCGGCATCTTTGACATGAACGGCCACTATGTGGGACTCACTACGCAGGGACTTCCGCAGGGGCGCTACATCGTGCGTCAAAGAATCCAGGGACGCAACTTGAATGCGGTATACATCAAAAAATAA
- a CDS encoding protein kinase — MIRNILAETLDRVSRNLALRPNYTMEEYQRWFDQNPEYMHNGAMQHIQLVEPLTLEGTNNLYRAQYWLEHPNDPSRYVEQEIVVKICKFWASPGKNRLHRLNSLLSAFQDEIRINNLIHATNIEGVVQSMGGGIAGRHPYLKMEFIKGCSLDRLFKKELSDDEILHRVAQLAYLANTISQLHYYQVVHKDLKPKNLLLCQNPQHKNNHKILVCDFGYAQAKMRDTITEYGGQMTPCYSAPEQAIMGENLSASVDYFSFGIIVHEYLTGEKLFPHSMDIFIEDGYRITDRYLEYLKTGRENRFHDPRFPELTQWIDNLTIFDSFERMQSCPNLFDIAHKLRERVNAQGYRDVNTDFLWNQLREYNRF; from the coding sequence ATGATTCGAAACATTCTGGCAGAAACATTAGATCGAGTATCTAGAAATTTGGCTCTCCGCCCGAACTACACCATGGAAGAATACCAGCGGTGGTTCGACCAGAATCCAGAATACATGCACAACGGTGCCATGCAGCACATTCAGCTCGTCGAGCCCCTGACACTCGAAGGCACCAACAACCTTTACCGCGCCCAATACTGGCTGGAACACCCGAACGACCCCAGCCGCTATGTGGAGCAAGAAATCGTCGTCAAGATTTGCAAGTTCTGGGCAAGCCCCGGCAAGAACAGACTTCACCGTCTGAACAGTCTCTTGAGCGCTTTCCAAGACGAAATCCGCATTAACAACCTGATTCACGCCACCAATATCGAAGGCGTGGTGCAGAGCATGGGCGGCGGCATTGCCGGCAGACACCCTTACCTCAAGATGGAGTTTATTAAGGGTTGCTCTCTGGATAGGTTATTCAAGAAAGAACTAAGTGACGACGAAATCCTGCATCGAGTCGCCCAACTCGCCTACCTGGCAAATACGATTAGCCAGTTGCATTACTACCAAGTGGTGCACAAAGATTTAAAGCCCAAGAACTTGCTCTTGTGCCAAAATCCGCAACACAAGAACAACCACAAGATTCTCGTGTGCGACTTCGGTTACGCTCAGGCAAAAATGCGCGACACCATCACCGAGTACGGTGGACAGATGACGCCTTGCTACAGCGCTCCCGAACAGGCTATCATGGGTGAAAACCTGTCGGCCTCGGTGGACTACTTCAGCTTCGGCATTATCGTACACGAATACCTGACCGGCGAAAAGCTGTTCCCGCATTCAATGGACATCTTTATCGAAGACGGCTACCGCATTACCGACCGTTACTTGGAATATCTGAAGACCGGTCGCGAAAACCGCTTCCACGATCCGAGATTCCCGGAACTCACGCAGTGGATTGACAACCTCACCATTTTCGACAGCTTTGAACGTATGCAAAGTTGTCCGAATTTGTTTGATATCGCTCACAAATTGCGCGAACGCGTAAACGCCCAAGGCTACCGCGACGTGAACACGGACTTCTTGTGGAATCAGCTGCGCGAATACAATCGTTTTTAA
- a CDS encoding Ig-like domain-containing protein, which yields MGVKKDVGLALAGVVSLFGISTAAIPATEVVTLPSEAAYGGGDKVGSQLVAATYNAGEGPGIWIVADGGYRLYHNGALLAEDNQAGRVRFVPMTFLPGENAISVVGVNGKGAPGVLVQIDDLDKSYYSGSDWKSKPSVGNASWKNKGRDLSQWGGATALSYSSDKLPSGGSLSGFAANTQAKWIWTSAETDPTAVLLFTFNVKAEGFGASTTGGAAGNIVFASDSASIRKYLQSNDAVTILVPEGTYDFRQLRNAVTEAKSKSRTWCKKTCDEKNAVTGKTNTFYRITFKANSCADLNESGVQIVQESENLKQWDNWITTKANKTLVGMGRGANLRGAAIAIRSNEGSYNHIYRNLAIYDVNPHLIEGGDGLETVGTASKHVKGFWADHISYKWISDGMDMEFLDDATISYLDFDGANEYNCWGTDPYMALVEDAHLTYANNYWHNTYGRVPKVTGENNGSQVHLYNQYVDYNRFFVAGANGHSASAKAYVRYENSYIDNGNGYLAEWGDYGYVYFSGVTLGSKTKQQHRYNGTVTQGIPQAETFNPSYSFEKRTVANLPKEIPNLSGVGGRYGKMPEYDQGFGQSNKAASVSMTAPSAGAKFDAGKAVTLSAIAKDNDGSVKKVDFYVGTTLVGSATASPYQVNAEGLAPGTHSAVAVVTDNSGLTWMSEYVTFTVEGTLVESSSSVVPESSSSEMESSSSATTAIAQRVNLGTEAETAYYRIFDLQGRPLFTGMQMPAKMPAAHVMVVEYSKNGSVNRRYLKNR from the coding sequence ATGGGAGTAAAAAAGGATGTTGGGTTGGCTTTGGCGGGCGTTGTCTCGCTTTTTGGAATTTCTACCGCCGCAATTCCGGCGACAGAGGTGGTGACGCTTCCGTCGGAAGCCGCTTATGGCGGTGGTGACAAAGTTGGTTCGCAGTTGGTTGCCGCGACATACAATGCGGGCGAGGGTCCGGGTATCTGGATCGTGGCCGATGGCGGCTACAGGCTCTACCATAATGGCGCGCTCCTTGCCGAAGATAATCAGGCGGGCCGCGTACGCTTTGTTCCGATGACGTTCCTCCCTGGCGAAAATGCAATTTCGGTCGTGGGCGTGAACGGTAAGGGCGCCCCGGGCGTCTTGGTGCAAATTGATGACCTCGACAAGTCTTACTATTCCGGCAGTGACTGGAAATCGAAACCTTCGGTCGGTAACGCTTCTTGGAAAAACAAGGGCCGCGACCTTTCGCAGTGGGGTGGCGCTACTGCCCTCAGCTATTCTAGCGACAAGCTCCCGAGCGGCGGCTCACTTTCTGGCTTTGCTGCAAACACGCAAGCCAAGTGGATTTGGACCTCTGCCGAAACAGACCCGACGGCGGTTCTGTTGTTCACATTCAATGTGAAGGCCGAAGGCTTCGGTGCTTCTACGACGGGTGGCGCCGCTGGCAATATCGTTTTCGCAAGCGATTCCGCAAGCATTCGCAAGTATTTGCAGAGTAACGATGCCGTGACGATTCTGGTACCCGAAGGCACTTACGACTTTAGACAGCTCAGGAATGCCGTTACCGAAGCCAAGAGCAAGAGCCGCACTTGGTGCAAAAAGACTTGTGACGAAAAGAACGCTGTCACGGGCAAGACCAATACGTTCTACCGCATTACTTTTAAGGCAAATAGCTGCGCCGACTTGAACGAAAGCGGCGTGCAGATTGTGCAAGAAAGCGAAAATTTGAAACAGTGGGACAACTGGATTACTACCAAGGCGAATAAGACTTTGGTGGGTATGGGCCGCGGCGCGAACTTGCGCGGGGCCGCTATTGCCATTCGCAGCAATGAAGGCTCGTACAACCACATTTACCGCAACCTCGCCATTTACGACGTGAACCCGCACTTGATCGAAGGCGGCGACGGCCTTGAAACGGTGGGAACCGCCTCGAAGCATGTGAAAGGTTTTTGGGCTGACCATATTAGCTACAAGTGGATTAGCGATGGCATGGATATGGAATTCTTGGACGATGCGACCATCAGCTATCTGGATTTTGACGGAGCAAATGAATACAACTGCTGGGGTACCGACCCTTACATGGCTCTTGTCGAAGACGCCCATTTGACTTATGCAAATAACTACTGGCACAATACCTATGGCCGCGTGCCGAAGGTCACCGGCGAAAACAACGGTTCGCAGGTGCATTTGTACAACCAGTATGTGGATTATAACCGATTCTTTGTGGCAGGTGCTAACGGCCATAGCGCAAGCGCCAAGGCTTACGTGCGCTACGAAAACAGCTACATCGATAACGGCAACGGTTACCTCGCTGAATGGGGCGATTATGGCTATGTGTACTTTAGCGGAGTTACGCTGGGTAGCAAGACCAAGCAACAGCACCGCTACAACGGTACGGTAACGCAGGGCATTCCGCAGGCAGAAACCTTCAACCCGAGCTACAGTTTTGAAAAGCGCACCGTCGCAAACCTCCCGAAAGAAATTCCGAACCTCTCGGGCGTGGGTGGCCGTTACGGCAAAATGCCTGAATACGACCAGGGCTTTGGTCAAAGCAACAAGGCTGCAAGCGTCTCGATGACGGCGCCTTCTGCCGGTGCCAAGTTCGATGCCGGCAAGGCTGTCACCTTGAGTGCCATCGCCAAGGATAACGACGGCTCTGTCAAGAAGGTTGATTTTTATGTCGGAACGACTTTAGTCGGCTCTGCGACGGCGTCGCCTTACCAGGTGAATGCCGAAGGCCTTGCTCCGGGCACGCATTCTGCTGTCGCTGTCGTGACGGATAACTCCGGGCTCACTTGGATGTCGGAATACGTTACGTTTACGGTCGAGGGAACGCTTGTAGAATCTTCATCAAGCGTAGTGCCTGAATCCAGCTCTTCTGAAATGGAATCTAGCAGCAGCGCAACGACCGCGATTGCCCAACGCGTGAATCTCGGCACTGAAGCAGAAACAGCCTACTATCGCATATTTGACCTGCAAGGCCGCCCGTTGTTTACGGGTATGCAAATGCCGGCCAAAATGCCGGCAGCCCACGTGATGGTGGTTGAATATTCGAAAAACGGTAGTGTTAATCGCCGTTATTTGAAGAATCGGTAA
- a CDS encoding TIGR02147 family protein: MFARNKINIYDYTDYRKFLQDFYELEKSLDPTFSYRVFASAVDMDASLLVKILQGKRHVSSKGVEPFVELFRFKEAKAEYFREMVAYGKAKTDEEVRKHFEILQKMRPAACRELDEARYRYFQQWYYPMIRSALDVFDYRGPQNAAALAETCIPKLTATQVEKAVEALLQLGLARQRKDGRVEPTEAHLRTQEHWLSATISDYQGRIAELARDSIANTPKEKRDISTLTMALDSKQIQKIRDILAETRKSIVNVVNAMPSQICDSVYQLNFQLFPMMKKEER; encoded by the coding sequence ATGTTCGCAAGAAACAAAATCAACATATACGATTACACCGACTACCGTAAATTCCTGCAGGACTTTTACGAACTCGAAAAGTCGCTCGATCCGACCTTCAGCTATCGGGTCTTTGCGTCTGCTGTGGACATGGACGCAAGTCTCTTGGTGAAAATCTTGCAGGGTAAGCGTCATGTGTCTTCGAAAGGTGTTGAACCATTCGTTGAATTGTTCCGTTTCAAAGAGGCGAAGGCTGAATATTTCCGCGAAATGGTCGCTTACGGCAAGGCAAAGACCGACGAAGAGGTGCGCAAACATTTTGAAATACTCCAGAAAATGCGCCCCGCTGCTTGCCGCGAACTTGATGAGGCTCGCTACCGTTATTTTCAACAGTGGTACTATCCGATGATTCGCTCGGCGCTCGATGTATTTGATTATCGGGGCCCGCAAAATGCCGCCGCACTCGCCGAGACATGCATTCCGAAACTTACCGCTACGCAGGTTGAAAAAGCGGTCGAGGCGTTGCTGCAGTTGGGGCTTGCCCGCCAACGCAAGGATGGCCGCGTGGAACCCACCGAGGCGCATCTCCGCACGCAGGAACACTGGCTGAGTGCCACCATTAGCGACTACCAGGGACGTATTGCGGAACTGGCGCGCGACTCGATAGCCAACACGCCGAAGGAAAAGCGCGATATCAGCACGCTCACCATGGCGCTTGACTCAAAACAGATCCAAAAAATCCGCGATATCCTCGCCGAAACGCGAAAATCCATCGTAAATGTGGTCAATGCGATGCCTTCGCAAATTTGCGACAGCGTTTATCAATTAAATTTCCAGTTATTCCCGATGATGAAAAAGGAAGAACGGTAA